In Effusibacillus pohliae DSM 22757, a genomic segment contains:
- the carB gene encoding carbamoyl-phosphate synthase (glutamine-hydrolyzing) large subunit → MYTQPSPVARETILVIGSGPIVIGQAAEFDYAGTQACKALREEGYRVVLVNSNPATIMTDLDVADVVYIEPLNVDTLTRIIEAERPGGLLATLGGQTGLNLAVQLDEAGVLERYGVKLLGTSLESIKQAEDRQLFKDLMNSIGQPIPQSKVVESLAEGIEFVEKIGLPVIIRPAYTLGGTGGGIAETMEEFKAIATRGLKQSPIGQILVEQSIKGWKEIEYEVMRDAADTCITICNMENIDPVGVHTGDSIVVAPSQTLTDQEYQMLRTAAVEIIRALKIEGGCNVQFALHPTSRDYCVIEVNPRVSRSSALASKATGYPIAKMAAKIAVGKRLDEILNPVTGKTYASFEPALDYVVVKIPRWPFDKFPTADRTLGTQMKATGEVMALERSFEAALQKAIRSLDIGLDGLQMKGLSDLPDADLQRILAKEPDDRRLFAAAEALRRGWPVGQICGLTGIDRFFISKLAKLIRFETELAAVGAAGLTDELLLEAKKLGFSDERIGRLTGLTGEDIRAKRLAAGILPSYLLVDTCAAEFESATPYYYSTYRCQDEVTPSDRKKALVIGSGPIRIGQGIEFDYCSVHAVWALKRQGYETVIINNNPETVSTDFDTADRLYFEPLTLEDVLAVIEKEGVEQVLIQYGGQTAINLAAKLEKALAGSGVKIAGTPLAGVNRAEDRDQFRRFLLEQGIPQTEGGTATDVESAVTVAAQIGYPVVVRPSYVIGGRAMAIVYNEQELRDYMRLAVDVNPEHPVLIDAYLAGKEVEVDAVCDGENVLIPGIFEHIERAGVHSGDSMAVYPPQSLTEQEIATIVDYTEKIGRHLPVIGLVNIQFVIFDGRVYVLEVNPRASRTVPIISKVTGIPLIDLSVQVQLGRKLTDCGFGTGLAAKQPYVVVKAPVFSFAKITGFDIHLGPEMKSTGEVLGIGKDYAAAAASAFSGIGIGLQPGGLFCAITDREKAAAIPLLKRYAELGFTLYATPQTARLLAENGIQEVVPVEKEREAIEGLLKAGGIQLVLNIPTRGQDPERLGFWLRRYSVETRVPCLTSLDTAGALLMALERQPDLAPQPLAPAPVK, encoded by the coding sequence TTGTACACGCAACCTAGTCCTGTTGCCCGGGAGACGATTCTGGTCATCGGTTCCGGGCCGATCGTGATCGGGCAGGCGGCCGAATTCGACTATGCGGGCACGCAGGCGTGCAAGGCGCTGCGGGAGGAAGGCTACCGCGTGGTGCTTGTCAATTCGAATCCGGCCACGATCATGACCGATCTGGATGTGGCCGATGTCGTTTATATAGAACCTTTGAATGTGGATACGCTGACGCGGATTATCGAAGCGGAGCGGCCCGGCGGACTGTTGGCCACGCTCGGCGGCCAGACCGGCCTGAACCTGGCGGTGCAGCTTGATGAGGCGGGAGTGTTGGAGCGGTACGGCGTCAAGCTGCTTGGAACATCGCTTGAGTCGATCAAGCAGGCGGAGGATCGCCAGCTGTTTAAAGACCTGATGAATTCGATCGGGCAGCCGATTCCCCAGTCGAAGGTGGTGGAATCGCTTGCGGAAGGGATCGAGTTTGTGGAAAAAATCGGCCTTCCCGTGATTATCCGCCCTGCGTACACGCTGGGGGGAACGGGCGGCGGCATTGCCGAAACGATGGAAGAGTTCAAGGCGATCGCCACGCGCGGGTTGAAGCAGAGCCCGATCGGCCAGATCCTGGTCGAGCAGAGCATCAAGGGCTGGAAAGAGATCGAGTATGAAGTGATGCGCGATGCGGCTGACACCTGCATCACGATCTGCAATATGGAAAATATCGATCCGGTCGGGGTGCACACCGGGGATAGCATCGTGGTGGCCCCCTCGCAGACGTTGACCGACCAGGAATACCAGATGCTGCGGACGGCGGCGGTGGAAATCATCCGGGCGTTGAAAATCGAGGGCGGCTGCAACGTGCAGTTTGCGCTGCACCCGACCAGCCGGGACTATTGCGTGATCGAGGTGAATCCGCGCGTGTCCCGTTCCTCGGCGCTCGCGTCGAAAGCGACCGGCTATCCGATCGCCAAGATGGCCGCCAAGATCGCGGTCGGAAAACGGCTGGACGAGATTCTCAACCCGGTCACAGGCAAGACCTATGCGTCGTTTGAACCGGCACTCGATTACGTGGTGGTGAAAATCCCGCGCTGGCCGTTCGACAAATTCCCGACAGCCGACCGCACGCTGGGAACGCAGATGAAGGCGACGGGCGAGGTGATGGCGCTCGAGCGGTCATTCGAAGCCGCTTTGCAAAAAGCGATCCGCTCGCTCGACATCGGGCTTGACGGCTTGCAGATGAAAGGCCTGTCCGATCTGCCGGATGCCGATTTGCAGCGGATTCTCGCGAAGGAACCGGACGACCGCCGGTTGTTTGCAGCGGCGGAAGCGCTACGCCGCGGTTGGCCAGTTGGGCAGATTTGCGGCTTGACGGGGATCGACCGATTTTTCATCAGCAAGCTGGCCAAATTGATCCGATTCGAAACGGAACTGGCTGCCGTCGGTGCAGCCGGGCTGACCGATGAACTTCTGTTGGAAGCGAAAAAGCTCGGCTTCTCCGATGAGCGAATTGGGAGACTCACCGGGCTCACCGGCGAAGACATCCGGGCGAAACGGCTTGCGGCAGGCATTCTGCCTTCCTATTTACTGGTTGATACATGTGCGGCCGAATTTGAGTCGGCGACACCTTACTACTATTCGACTTATCGCTGTCAGGATGAAGTGACGCCTTCCGACCGGAAAAAGGCGCTTGTCATCGGCTCTGGGCCGATCCGGATCGGGCAGGGGATCGAGTTTGATTACTGCTCGGTGCATGCGGTGTGGGCGCTGAAGCGGCAAGGGTATGAAACGGTCATCATCAACAACAATCCGGAGACAGTGTCGACCGATTTTGACACGGCGGACCGGTTGTATTTTGAACCGTTGACGCTGGAAGACGTGCTGGCGGTGATCGAAAAGGAAGGTGTCGAGCAGGTTCTGATCCAGTATGGCGGACAGACTGCCATCAATCTGGCAGCCAAGCTGGAAAAAGCGTTGGCCGGAAGCGGCGTGAAAATCGCCGGAACTCCGCTGGCGGGGGTGAATCGGGCGGAAGACCGCGACCAGTTTCGCCGGTTCCTGCTGGAGCAGGGAATTCCGCAAACGGAAGGCGGCACCGCAACCGACGTGGAGTCTGCCGTGACGGTCGCGGCGCAGATCGGGTATCCGGTGGTGGTCCGACCGTCCTATGTGATCGGCGGCCGGGCGATGGCGATTGTCTACAATGAACAGGAACTGCGCGATTACATGCGTCTGGCGGTCGATGTCAACCCGGAGCATCCGGTTTTGATCGACGCTTACCTTGCTGGAAAAGAAGTCGAAGTCGATGCCGTGTGTGACGGGGAGAACGTGCTGATTCCGGGGATTTTTGAGCATATCGAACGGGCCGGTGTCCACTCGGGCGATTCGATGGCGGTCTATCCGCCGCAGTCGCTCACAGAGCAGGAGATTGCCACGATCGTCGATTATACGGAAAAAATCGGCCGGCACCTGCCGGTTATCGGTCTCGTCAACATTCAGTTTGTGATTTTCGACGGACGCGTGTACGTGCTGGAAGTCAATCCGCGTGCATCCCGCACGGTGCCGATCATCTCGAAAGTGACGGGGATTCCGTTGATCGATTTGTCGGTGCAGGTGCAGTTGGGACGGAAGCTGACGGACTGCGGCTTCGGCACAGGGCTTGCTGCGAAACAGCCTTATGTGGTGGTGAAAGCGCCGGTGTTCTCATTTGCAAAGATTACCGGATTCGATATTCACCTCGGTCCGGAGATGAAATCTACCGGCGAAGTGCTGGGTATCGGAAAAGATTATGCGGCGGCGGCGGCCAGCGCATTTTCCGGGATCGGCATCGGGCTGCAACCCGGCGGGCTGTTCTGCGCGATCACGGATCGCGAGAAAGCGGCGGCGATTCCGCTGCTGAAACGGTATGCGGAGCTTGGCTTCACGCTCTACGCAACGCCGCAAACAGCCCGGCTTCTGGCGGAGAACGGGATCCAAGAGGTTGTCCCGGTGGAGAAGGAACGCGAGGCGATCGAAGGGTTGTTGAAAGCGGGGGGTATCCAACTGGTCTTGAACATTCCGACGCGCGGCCAGGACCCGGAACGATTGGGCTTCTGGCTCAGGCGCTACAGCGTGGAAACGCGCGTGCCGTGCCTGACATCGCTCGATACGGCAGGCGCTCTGCTGATGGCGCTGGAACGGCAGCCGGATCTGGCGCCGCAACCGCTGGCACCCGCTCCGGTCAAGTGA
- the argF gene encoding ornithine carbamoyltransferase, with product MAKPMPVIKEWQVDRLKGRDFIDFADYSPAELDYLISLAERIKHKQKMGEPYQPLLGKTLGMFFTKASTRTRVSFEVGMYQLGGHAIFLAGNDTQLGRGEPISDTAKVMSRYVDAIMIRTFAHEDVVELAEHASVPVINALTDLHHPCQVLADVLTLKEYKGTLKGLTVAYVGDGNNMANSWIQAAPKFGLNMRVATPEGYECDPAVVEQAKAFAEESGTELVFTKDPVEAVKDADLVYTDVWASMGQEAEQAERVEKFAVYQVNEALCRHAKPDYLFMHCLPAHRGEEVTSEIIDGPHSVVFDEAENRLHVQKAILVATIG from the coding sequence ATGGCCAAACCGATGCCTGTGATCAAGGAGTGGCAAGTCGATCGGCTGAAAGGCCGCGATTTTATCGATTTTGCGGATTATTCGCCGGCGGAGCTGGACTATCTGATCTCGCTGGCGGAACGGATCAAGCACAAGCAGAAAATGGGGGAACCCTATCAGCCGCTGTTGGGCAAGACGCTCGGCATGTTCTTTACAAAAGCGTCGACGAGAACCAGGGTGTCGTTTGAAGTCGGCATGTACCAGTTGGGCGGGCATGCGATTTTTCTGGCTGGCAACGATACGCAGCTCGGGCGCGGGGAACCGATTTCCGACACGGCGAAAGTGATGTCGCGTTATGTGGACGCGATCATGATCCGGACGTTTGCCCACGAGGACGTGGTGGAATTGGCCGAACATGCGAGCGTGCCGGTGATCAATGCACTGACCGATCTGCACCATCCTTGCCAGGTGCTGGCTGACGTCCTGACGTTGAAAGAATACAAAGGGACGTTAAAAGGACTGACGGTTGCCTATGTCGGGGACGGCAACAATATGGCCAATTCCTGGATCCAGGCGGCTCCCAAGTTCGGCCTGAACATGCGGGTGGCAACGCCGGAAGGGTATGAATGCGACCCGGCGGTGGTCGAACAGGCAAAAGCGTTCGCCGAAGAATCTGGTACAGAATTGGTGTTTACCAAGGATCCGGTGGAAGCGGTGAAAGACGCGGATCTGGTGTATACCGACGTATGGGCCAGCATGGGGCAGGAAGCGGAACAGGCGGAGCGTGTCGAGAAATTTGCCGTGTACCAGGTGAACGAAGCGCTCTGCCGCCATGCAAAGCCGGATTACCTGTTTATGCACTGCCTGCCGGCGCACCGCGGGGAGGAAGTGACTTCCGAGATCATCGACGGTCCGCACTCGGTTGTTTTTGATGAAGCGGAAAATCGGCTGCACGTCCAGAAAGCGATTCTGGTTGCCACCATTGGGTAA
- a CDS encoding argininosuccinate synthase gives MAKRKIVLAYSGGLDTSVILTWLKETYDAEIIAFTADIGQKEELEGLEEKAMRTGASKVYIDDLREEFARDFIFPMFQAGALYEGQYLLGTSIARPLIAKRMVEIARAEGATAIAHGATGKGNDQVRFELTAAALAPELEVIAPWRLEEFREQFPGRAEMIAYAEKHGIPVQATASKPYSMDRNLLHISFESGVLEDPWFDASSEEMRDMYVLTVAPEEAPDQPEYVELDFEQGNCVGLNGERLTPLQVMEKLNELGGKHGIGRVDMVENRFVGMKSRGVYETPGGTILFIAHRKMESLTMDREVMQLRDSLIPRYSSLVYNGFWFAPERLALQALVTESQKNVTGTVRVKLYKGNVIAAGVKSPVSLYNPYIATMEADPTQAYNQSDATGFIRLNALRLKVAAGVRQSVDE, from the coding sequence ATGGCAAAGCGGAAAATTGTATTGGCGTACTCTGGCGGATTGGATACGTCTGTGATCCTGACCTGGCTGAAAGAGACTTATGATGCTGAGATTATCGCCTTTACGGCAGATATCGGGCAGAAAGAGGAATTGGAAGGGCTCGAGGAAAAAGCGATGCGCACGGGCGCGAGCAAAGTGTACATCGACGATCTGCGTGAAGAGTTCGCACGCGATTTTATTTTTCCGATGTTCCAGGCGGGGGCGCTGTACGAAGGACAGTACTTGCTCGGCACGAGCATTGCCCGCCCGCTGATCGCCAAGCGGATGGTGGAAATCGCCAGGGCCGAGGGGGCAACCGCGATCGCGCACGGTGCCACCGGCAAGGGCAACGACCAGGTGCGGTTTGAGCTTACGGCGGCGGCCCTGGCTCCGGAACTGGAAGTGATCGCACCGTGGCGGCTCGAGGAGTTTCGTGAACAATTTCCGGGCCGGGCGGAAATGATCGCGTATGCGGAGAAGCACGGCATCCCGGTACAGGCAACGGCGTCGAAGCCCTATTCCATGGATCGCAACCTACTGCATATCAGCTTTGAGAGCGGCGTTTTGGAAGACCCCTGGTTCGACGCCAGCAGCGAGGAAATGCGGGACATGTATGTGCTCACCGTTGCGCCGGAGGAAGCGCCGGATCAGCCGGAATACGTGGAATTGGATTTTGAACAGGGCAATTGCGTCGGCCTGAACGGGGAACGCCTGACCCCTCTGCAAGTCATGGAGAAGCTGAACGAGTTGGGGGGCAAGCACGGAATCGGACGCGTGGACATGGTTGAGAACCGGTTCGTCGGCATGAAGAGCCGCGGGGTTTATGAAACGCCGGGGGGCACCATTCTGTTTATTGCCCACCGCAAAATGGAGTCGCTCACAATGGATCGCGAAGTGATGCAGCTGCGCGATTCGCTCATCCCGCGTTACAGCTCGCTTGTCTACAATGGTTTTTGGTTTGCGCCGGAACGGTTGGCGCTGCAGGCACTGGTCACCGAGAGCCAGAAAAATGTAACCGGTACGGTTCGCGTAAAACTTTACAAGGGGAACGTGATCGCGGCCGGAGTGAAGAGCCCGGTCAGCTTGTACAATCCGTATATCGCCACGATGGAAGCCGACCCGACGCAGGCGTACAACCAATCGGATGCGACCGGTTTTATCCGTTTGAACGCGCTGCGTTTGAAAGTAGCGGCCGGGGTGCGGCAGAGCGTAGATGAATAA
- the argH gene encoding argininosuccinate lyase, which produces MSKLWGGRFTKPTDKLVEEFTASIRFDQKLAVDDIRGSLAHVKMLGACGIIPQEDADQIRAGLLSILTDVKAGKLEYAVENEDIHMNIEKNLIERIGPVGGKLHTGRSRNDQVATDMHLYLRRETKQIIALLADVLQALVDTAEKHIDVIVPGYTHLQRAQPVLFAHHLLAYVGMFSRDAERLQDALKRIDMLPLGAGALAGTTFPIDRELVAKELGFSRIYENSMDAVSDRDFILEFLSGASILMMHLSRFCEELVLWSSTEFGFVELDDAYCTGSSIMPQKKNPDVAELIRGKSGRVYGNLFGLLTVLKSLPLAYNKDLQEDKEGMFDTVETLKGSLALFAGMIRTMEVRRERLSQVVKEDFSNATDLADYLVRKGLPFRQAHEVIGKLVLYCISHGKFLADLTMEEYKQHSPLFEQDVFQVIDIRTVVDARNVHGGTGSEQVRRALERAKSQTADLANWVETALEQEEWEPKA; this is translated from the coding sequence GTGTCGAAGCTATGGGGCGGACGTTTTACCAAACCGACGGATAAGCTGGTCGAAGAGTTTACCGCTTCGATCCGTTTTGACCAAAAATTGGCCGTGGACGACATCCGCGGCTCGCTTGCGCATGTGAAAATGCTGGGGGCATGCGGCATTATTCCGCAGGAAGATGCGGACCAGATCCGGGCCGGACTCTTATCGATTTTAACAGATGTGAAGGCGGGTAAGCTCGAGTACGCGGTCGAAAATGAAGACATCCACATGAACATTGAGAAAAATTTGATTGAGCGGATCGGGCCGGTCGGCGGCAAACTGCATACGGGACGTTCGCGCAACGACCAGGTCGCGACCGACATGCATCTATATCTGCGGCGCGAGACAAAGCAGATTATCGCTTTGCTGGCCGATGTATTGCAAGCGCTGGTGGACACGGCCGAAAAGCACATCGATGTGATCGTTCCCGGCTATACCCACTTGCAGCGGGCGCAGCCGGTCTTGTTTGCGCATCATCTGTTGGCTTATGTCGGCATGTTCTCGCGCGATGCGGAACGCCTGCAGGACGCATTGAAGCGGATCGACATGCTGCCGCTGGGAGCAGGTGCGTTAGCCGGCACCACTTTTCCGATCGACCGCGAACTGGTGGCAAAAGAGCTGGGCTTCTCCCGCATCTACGAGAACTCGATGGATGCGGTGAGCGACCGCGATTTTATTCTCGAGTTTCTCAGCGGCGCGTCGATTCTGATGATGCACCTGTCCCGTTTTTGCGAGGAACTGGTGCTTTGGTCGTCGACCGAGTTCGGATTTGTCGAGCTGGATGATGCGTACTGCACCGGATCGTCGATCATGCCGCAGAAGAAAAATCCCGATGTGGCCGAATTGATCCGCGGAAAATCAGGGCGGGTGTACGGCAACCTGTTCGGGCTCTTGACGGTCCTGAAGAGCCTGCCGCTCGCCTATAACAAAGATCTGCAGGAAGACAAAGAGGGCATGTTTGATACGGTCGAGACGCTGAAAGGGTCGCTGGCCCTGTTTGCCGGCATGATCCGGACGATGGAAGTGCGGCGGGAGCGGCTGTCTCAGGTTGTGAAGGAAGATTTTTCCAACGCGACCGATCTGGCCGACTATCTGGTGCGCAAAGGGCTGCCGTTCCGGCAAGCGCACGAGGTGATCGGCAAGCTGGTGCTCTACTGCATCTCGCATGGCAAATTCCTGGCGGATCTAACGATGGAAGAATACAAGCAGCACAGCCCGCTGTTTGAGCAGGATGTGTTTCAAGTGATCGACATCCGGACGGTGGTGGACGCTCGCAATGTGCACGGCGGAACGGGCAGCGAACAGGTTCGGCGGGCGCTGGAACGGGCAAAAAGTCAGACCGCCGATTTGGCAAACTGGGTGGAAACGGCGCTGGAACAGGAAGAATGGGAGCCAAAGGCCTGA